From a single Lolium rigidum isolate FL_2022 chromosome 7, APGP_CSIRO_Lrig_0.1, whole genome shotgun sequence genomic region:
- the LOC124673438 gene encoding uncharacterized protein LOC124673438 gives MCPSEAATELLVPGGAAGETASHSGGEAADHLSALPDDLLHRILSYLRAWEVVRTCVLARRWRHLWASATCLDLRTRYSTRDFAPDDLRGFVSRLFLSRNASVPVDTLRLQSSEMIGAFSDDDSSRWISVSMEHSARVIHVVGHRRFPALLKGVSFVSSHLKILKLSYARLDHRILGQLSSSCTCLEELHLKDCLVTGDEIVSASLRTLVMLKCKIDTDFSVAAPNLVQLRLITPYGRVPLLKHLGSLVTGTIIVDDYFLSDDISEDDAYDDTTDDDDDEHVTDQEDCDETTDDDDGDGPEHIVDQEDSDQTADNRDNSNHGSEHITSEEDSDEPTDDDNTSCGSGNINGKEDCDETWTSDDDDDNTSGGSENINDKVDYDETADDDGCNCGYKHIIDQEDCDETSYDDKHDSNRPFELISDQEGCDETTDDEGDGNEITANRDTYKIGDDFGYISEDDSFEENTDEEDGSDNSNDSNIGYRCGGQKDNGHDSDMDSDDNTYEYSEIAKEEKHIYHADSQSYSKDTNYHSYENTEISDSECLGGHNILRSLSNVTSLGLLTDAGEVVLSRELKRCPTFSNLRTLSLGEWCMASDFDAVIFLLQHSPNIERLFLQLKLNFDIRSRKALQTDIKLQGRSFTCKDLQIVKIKCSKDDVRVHKLANLFVANGIPLKKILVRRSGSAYLRAQELTEEALHELMLFGPKWTNTKFVKFLERSTLVTEIRL, from the exons atgtgcCCGAGCGAGGCAGCCACCGAGCTCTTGGTGCCGGGCGGCGCCGCGGGCGAGACGGCGTCCCACTCCGGAGGCGAGGCGGCCGACCACCTCAGCGCCCTCCCGGACGACCTGCTGCACCGCATCCTGTCGTACCTGAGGGCGTGGGAGGTGGTGCGCACCTGCGTGCTCGCGCGGCGGTGGCGCCACCTCTGGGCGTCCGCGACCTGCCTCGACCTGCGCACGCGCTACTCCACCCGCGACTTCGCGCCAGACGACCTCCGCGGCTTCGTTTcccgcctcttcctctcccgcaacGCGTCGGTGCCCGTGGACACGCTCCGCCTGCAGTCGAGCGAGATGATTGGGGCCTTCTCTGACGACGACAGTTCACGCTGGATCAGTGTTTCCATGGAGCACAGTGCGCGGGTCATTCATGTTGTCGGACATCGCAGATTCCCTGCGCTGTTGAAGGGCGTCTCCTTCGTCTCCTCCCACCTCAAGATCTTGAAGCTGTCCTATGCCAGGCTTGACCACAGGATCCTTGGGCAGCTCTCTTCTAGTTGCACATGTTTGGAGGAACTCCATCTTAAGGATTGCTTGGTCACGGGTGATGAGATTGTCTCTGCATCCTTGAGGACTTTAGTCATGCTCAAATGCAAGATCGACACGGACTTCTCGGTTGCTGCTCCCAACCTCGTACAGCTGCGCCTCATCACGCCTTACGGCCGAGTTCCACTACTAAAGCACCTAGGGTCACTGGTCACTGGAACTATCATAGTCGACGACTATTTCTTGAGTGATGACATCAGTGAGGATGATGCTTATGATGATAccactgatgatgatgatgatgaacacgtTACTGATCAAGAGGATTGTGATGAAACtaccgatgatgatgatggtgatggtcctGAACACATCGTTGATCAAGAGGATTCTGATCAGACTGCTGATAACCGTGATAATAGCAATCATGGTTCTGAACACATCACTAGTGAAGAGGATAGCGATGAACCCACTGATGATGATAATACCAGTTGTGGTTCTGGAAACATCAATGGTAAAGAGGATTGTGATGAAACTTGGaccagtgatgatgatgatgataataccagTGGTGGTTCTGAAAACATCAATGATAAAGTGGACTATGATGAAACCGCTGATGATGATGGTTGCAATTGTGGTTATAAACACATCATTGATCAAGAGGATTGTGATGAAACCAGTTATGATGATAAGCATGATTCCAATCGTCCTTTTGAACTCATCAGTGATCAAGAGGGTTGCGATGAAACTACTGATGATGAAGGCGATGGTAACGAAATTACTGCTAACAGAGATACCTATAAGATTGGTGATGATTTTGGATACATCAGTGAAGATGATAGTTTTGAAGAAAACACTGATGAGGAAGATGGTTCGGATAACAGTAATGATTCTAACATTGGATATCGGTGTGGTGGTCAGAAGGACAATGGCCATGATAGTGATATGGACAGTGATGACAATACCTATGAGTACAGTGAGATCGCAAAAGAGGAAAAGCACATTTACCATGCTGACAGTCAGAGTTATAGTAAAGATACCAACTATCATAGCTATGAAAATACTGAAATCAGTGATAGTGAATGTTTGGGTGGTCACAACATTCTTCGGAGTCTTTCAAATGTTACAAGTTTGGGATTGTTAACTGATGCTGGAGAG GTGGTTCTGAGTAGGGAATTGAAAAGGTGTCCAACTTTTAGCAACCTGAGGACCCTGTCCCTTGGTGAATGGTGCATGGCTTCTGATTTCGATGCAGTAATTTTCCTTCTGCAGCATTCACCTAATATAGAGAGGCTTTTTCTCCAACTTAAATTG AACTTCGACATAAGGAGCAGAAAGGCCTTGCAAACAGATATCAAGCTACAGGGAAGATCATTTACTTGCAAAGACCTTCAGATCGTGAAGATCAAATGCTCAAAGGATGATGTGAGAGTCCATAAGTTGGCAAACTTGTTCGTTGCAAATGGTATACCCCTCAAGAAGATTTTGGTCCGTCGGAGTGGGAGTGCTT ATCTCCGTGCCCAGGAGCTGACAGAGGAAGCCTTGCACGAACTGATGTTG